From a single Thermothielavioides terrestris NRRL 8126 chromosome 3, complete sequence genomic region:
- a CDS encoding glycoside hydrolase family 32 protein (CAZy_ID 269957), whose protein sequence is MGHSTSRRPRFHFTANSWINDPCAPGYDPNTKTYHLFYQCNPSGCEWGNMSWGHIVSQDMLCWTPADPSPALLPDQAYDAQGVFTGCWIPPANESDGTLRVAYSSVRQLPFHWSTPPYPRSAAGLAIALSRDGGKTWTKSARNPVVAGEPAGVAVTGFRDPFVTELPLIPCDAERRSSESGRGPVLYGLVSGGIQDRGPTVFLYEIRRDDPEEEWRCLGPLVDLPARFQPSPKWSGNYGVNWECANLVALRAESEVRHFLILGAEGDVEKDHVRSYERSVTAAAAPSRTVRAQLWMSGRLVASGDGGVRFQYEHGGYLDHGPYYAANSFTDPRTGRTIVYGWIPEEDLPLGAAAEKGWNGSLAVPREIFLLRIPRVVGALRSSLRDISPFVLRPEPDGDTTTFTVLTLGVRPVAELAQLREASHHQHSATDIALPESNSITRRGICHTRSTSWELAATVAIGAGCQDVGFHLRHNVDLSTCTTVTFSAATETIVVDRHASNTDPAVNKCPDAGPFTLLTTRDADGTESIEKLRIRILSDGDILEVFANDRFALATMVYSGSGQDLGGVTAFATGSAGSAVFETITVWDGLEL, encoded by the exons ATGGGACACTCGACGTCACGGCGACCCAGGTTCCACTTCACTGCAAACAGCTGGATCAACGACCCATGCGCTCCTGGCTACGATCCGAACACCAAGACGTATCATCTCTTCTACCAAT GCAACCCGTCCGGATGCGAATGGGGCAACATGTCCTGGGGACACATCGTGTCCCAGGACATGCTGTGCTGGACGCCAGCCGACCCGTCCCCGGCGCTCCTCCCGGACCAAGCATACGACGCCCAAGGGGTGTTCACCGGCTGCTGGATCCCTCCCGCCAACGAGTCGGACGGTACCTTGCGGGTTGCGTACTCGTCGGTCAGACAACTGCCCTTCCACTGGAGCACGCCGCCGTACccgcgcagcgcagcgggcTTGGCCATCGCGCTGTctcgcgacggcggcaagacGTGGACGAAATCGGCGCGCAACCCCGTCGTGGCTGGCGagccggccggcgtggccgtcACCGGGTTTCGGGATCCGTTCGTGACGGAGTTGCCTCTGATTCCctgcgacgccgagcgcAGGTCCTCGGAGAGTGGGAGGGGGCCGGTACTCTACGGGCTCGTCTCGGGCGGCATACAAGACCGCGGGCCGACCGTGTTTCTGTACGAGATCCGTCGCGACGATCCTGAAGAGGAGTGGAGATGCCTTGGTCCCTTGGTCGACCTGCCCGCGCGGTTCCAGCCGTCGCCGAAGTGGAGTGGCAACTACGGCGTCAACTGGGAGTGTGCCAACCTGGTGGCGCTGCGGGCCGAGTCGGAGGTCCGACACTTTCTGATTCTGGGCGCCGAAGGAGACGTCGAGAAGGATCATGTGCGCTCTTATGAGCGCTCCgtcacggccgcggcggcgccgtcgcggacGGTGAGGGCTCAGCTGTGGATGTCGGGCCGCCTTGTTgccagcggcgacggcggtgtTCGATTCCAATACGAACACGGGGGATACCTCGACCACGGACCGTACTACGCCGCGAACTCGTTCACGGACCCCCGGACTGGTCGGACGATTGTGTACGGCTGGATTCCAGAGGAAGACCTGCCCCTGGGCGCCGCTGCGGAAAAGGGCTGGAACGGTTCTCTTGCGGTCCCTCGCGAgatcttcctcctccggATCCCACgagtcgtcggcgccctgcGGAGCTCCCTGCGGGACATCTCTCCCTTCGTGCTCAGGCCGGAGCCGGACGGGGACACAACTACCTTCACCGTCTTGACGTTGGGCGTGAGGCCGGTCGCGGAACTGGCGCAGCTGCGTGAGGCCAGCCATCATCAGCACAGTGCAACCGACATCGCCTTGCCGGAGTCCAACTCGATCACGAGGCGAGGCATCTGCCACACCCGCTCTACAAGTTGGGAGCTCGCGGCCACCGTCGCGATCGGCGCGGGATGTCAAGACGTTGGCTTCCACCTGCGCCACAACGTAGATCTGTCCACATGTACCACGGTGACATTCTCGGCCGCGACCGAGACCATCGTTGTCGACCGTCACGCCTCGAACACCGACCCGGCGGTCAACAAGTGTCCGGACGCCGGTCCCTTCACCCTCCTTACAACACGGGACGCCGATGGAACAGAGAGCATAGAGAAACTTCGTATTCGGATCTTGTCGGATGGAGACATCCTCGAGGTATTCGCAAACGACCGTTTTGCGCTCGCGACCATGGTGTACTCGGGCTCCGGGCAAGACTTGGGAGGGGTGACGGCCTTCGCGACGGGAAGCGCGGGCAGCGCCGTGTTTGAGACGATCACGGTATGGGATGGGCTGGAGCTGTAA